Proteins from one Homalodisca vitripennis isolate AUS2020 chromosome 3, UT_GWSS_2.1, whole genome shotgun sequence genomic window:
- the LOC124358010 gene encoding uncharacterized protein LOC124358010 isoform X2, with protein sequence MYELAFLLVVAVIPLTWAVTLVQEVSLGETAILKCPSNDDNHRFQFWQLQTENLVIGPTNHFNKDKYKYDVLTGKLHIRGVSSNEHGLYTCVCKHITDNSFFSETVELLVKRDWEDVYETDPFTNVFRITLTVVLLIILAALVFVIYNSWLDRTARFRALATDEESPDEAGSSHRTAGTNLRPLTSLYTHYF encoded by the exons ATGTACGAGTTGGCATTTCTCCTGGTGGTGGCGGTGATTCCACTAACCTGGGCAGTGACCTTGGTGCAGGAGGTCAGCTTGGGGGAGACTGCCATACTCAAGTGTCCCAGCAACGATGACAACCACCGCTTCCAGTTCTGGCAGCTCCAGACTGAGAACCTGGTCATTGGTCCCACAAACCACTTCAACAAGGACAAGTACAAGTATGATGTTCTCACTGGAAAACTACACATCAGG GGAGTGTCTTCTAATGAGCACGGTCTATACACTTGCGTCTGCAAGCACATCACGGATAATTCATTCTTCTCAGAGACAGTAGAGCTTCTAGTCAAGCGGGACTGGGAGGACGTTTACGAGACAGACCCATTT ACGAATGTGTTCCGTATAACGTTGACAGTGGTTCTACTGATAATACTAGCAGCTCTGGTCtttgttatttataactcttGGTTGGACAGAACAGCAAGGTTCAGAG CCTTGGCTACAGATGAAGAGTCTCCTGATGAAGCTGGCTCGTCTCACAGAACTGCCGGGACCAACCTTCGACCTCTCACTAGTCTGTACACTCACTATTTCTAA
- the LOC124358010 gene encoding uncharacterized protein LOC124358010 isoform X3 has translation MYELAFLLVVAVIPLTWAVTLVQEVSLGETAILKCPSNDDNHRFQFWQLQTENLVIGPTNHFNKDKYKYDVLTGKLHIRGVSSNEHGLYTCVCKHITDNSFFSETVELLVKRDWEDVYETDPFTNVFRITLTVVLLIILAALVFVIYNSWLDRTARFRALATDEESPDEAGSAHRTAGTNLRPLTSLYNHYF, from the exons ATGTACGAGTTGGCATTTCTCCTGGTGGTGGCGGTGATTCCACTAACCTGGGCAGTGACCTTGGTGCAGGAGGTCAGCTTGGGGGAGACTGCCATACTCAAGTGTCCCAGCAACGATGACAACCACCGCTTCCAGTTCTGGCAGCTCCAGACTGAGAACCTGGTCATTGGTCCCACAAACCACTTCAACAAGGACAAGTACAAGTATGATGTTCTCACTGGAAAACTACACATCAGG GGAGTGTCTTCTAATGAGCACGGTCTATACACTTGCGTCTGCAAGCACATCACGGATAATTCATTCTTCTCAGAGACAGTAGAGCTTCTAGTCAAGCGGGACTGGGAGGACGTTTACGAGACAGACCCATTT ACGAATGTGTTCCGTATAACGTTGACAGTGGTTCTACTGATAATACTAGCAGCTCTGGTCtttgttatttataactcttGGTTGGACAGAACAGCAAGGTTCAGAG CATTGGCTACAGATGAAGAGTCTCCTGATGAAGCTGGCTCGGCTCACAGAACTGCCGGGACCAACCTTCGACCTCTCACTAGTCTGTACAATCACTATTTCTAA
- the LOC124358010 gene encoding uncharacterized protein LOC124358010 isoform X5, which produces MYELAFLLVVAVIPLTWAVTLVQEVSLGETAILKCPSNDDNHRFQFWQLQTENLVIGPTNHFNKDKYKYDVLTGKLHIRGVSSNEHGLYTCVCKHITDNSFFSETVELLVKRDWEDVYETDPFPWLQMKSLLMKLARLTELPGPTFDLSLVCTLTISNRLMFSL; this is translated from the exons ATGTACGAGTTGGCATTTCTCCTGGTGGTGGCGGTGATTCCACTAACCTGGGCAGTGACCTTGGTGCAGGAGGTCAGCTTGGGGGAGACTGCCATACTCAAGTGTCCCAGCAACGATGACAACCACCGCTTCCAGTTCTGGCAGCTCCAGACTGAGAACCTGGTCATTGGTCCCACAAACCACTTCAACAAGGACAAGTACAAGTATGATGTTCTCACTGGAAAACTACACATCAGG GGAGTGTCTTCTAATGAGCACGGTCTATACACTTGCGTCTGCAAGCACATCACGGATAATTCATTCTTCTCAGAGACAGTAGAGCTTCTAGTCAAGCGGGACTGGGAGGACGTTTACGAGACAGACCCATTT CCTTGGCTACAGATGAAGAGTCTCCTGATGAAGCTGGCTCGTCTCACAGAACTGCCGGGACCAACCTTCGACCTCTCACTAGTCTGTACACTCACTATTTCTAATAGACTGATGTTCTCTCTCTAG
- the LOC124358010 gene encoding uncharacterized protein LOC124358010 isoform X4, with product MYELAFLLVVAVIPLTWAVTLVQEVSLGETAILKCPSNDDNHRFQFWQLQTENLVIGPTNHFNKDKYKYDVLTGKLHIRGVSSNEHGLYTCVCKHITDNSFFSETVELLVKRDWEDVYETDPFTNVFRITLTVVLLIILAALVFVIYNSWLDRTARFRALATDEESSDEAGSSHRTAGTNLRPLTSLYNHYF from the exons ATGTACGAGTTGGCATTTCTCCTGGTGGTGGCGGTGATTCCACTAACCTGGGCAGTGACCTTGGTGCAGGAGGTCAGCTTGGGGGAGACTGCCATACTCAAGTGTCCCAGCAACGATGACAACCACCGCTTCCAGTTCTGGCAGCTCCAGACTGAGAACCTGGTCATTGGTCCCACAAACCACTTCAACAAGGACAAGTACAAGTATGATGTTCTCACTGGAAAACTACACATCAGG GGAGTGTCTTCTAATGAGCACGGTCTATACACTTGCGTCTGCAAGCACATCACGGATAATTCATTCTTCTCAGAGACAGTAGAGCTTCTAGTCAAGCGGGACTGGGAGGACGTTTACGAGACAGACCCATTT ACGAATGTGTTCCGTATAACGTTGACAGTGGTTCTACTGATAATACTAGCAGCTCTGGTCtttgttatttataactcttGGTTGGACAGAACAGCAAGGTTCAGAG CCTTGGCTACAGACGAAGAGTCTTCTGATGAAGCTGGCTCATCTCATAGAACTGCCGGGACCAACCTTCGACCTCTCACTAGTCTGTACAATCACTATTTCTAA
- the LOC124358010 gene encoding uncharacterized protein LOC124358010 isoform X1, with product MYELAFLLVVAVIPLTWAVTLVQEVSLGETAILKCPSNDDNHRFQFWQLQTENLVIGPTNHFNKDKYKYDVLTGKLHIRGVSSNEHGLYTCVCKHITDNSFFSETVELLVKRDWEDVYETDPFTNVFRITLTVVLLIILAALVFVIYNSWLDRTARFRALATDEESPDEAGSAHRTAGTNLRPLTSLYNHYF from the exons ATGTACGAGTTGGCATTTCTCCTGGTGGTGGCGGTGATTCCACTAACCTGGGCAGTGACCTTGGTGCAGGAGGTCAGCTTGGGGGAGACTGCCATACTCAAGTGTCCCAGCAACGATGACAACCACCGCTTCCAGTTCTGGCAGCTCCAGACTGAGAACCTGGTCATTGGTCCCACAAACCACTTCAACAAGGACAAGTACAAGTATGATGTTCTCACTGGAAAACTACACATCAGG GGAGTGTCTTCTAATGAGCACGGTCTATACACTTGCGTCTGCAAGCACATCACGGATAATTCATTCTTCTCAGAGACAGTAGAGCTTCTAGTCAAGCGGGACTGGGAGGACGTTTACGAGACAGACCCATTT ACGAATGTGTTCCGTATAACGTTGACAGTGGTTCTACTGATAATACTAGCAGCTCTGGTCtttgttatttataactcttGGTTGGACAGAACAGCAAGGTTCAGAG CCTTGGCTACAGATGAAGAGTCTCCTGATGAAGCTGGCTCGGCTCACAGAACTGCCGGGACCAACCTTCGACCTCTCACTAGTCTGTACAATCACTATTTCTAA
- the LOC124358010 gene encoding uncharacterized protein LOC124358010 isoform X6, translating to MYELAFLLVVAVIPLTWAVTLVQEVSLGETAILKCPSNDDNHRFQFWQLQTENLVIGPTNHFNKDKYKYDVLTGKLHIRGVSSNEHGLYTCVCKHITDNSFFSETVELLVKRDWEDVYETDPFPWLQMKSLLMKLARLTELPGPTFDLSLVCTITISNRLMFSL from the exons ATGTACGAGTTGGCATTTCTCCTGGTGGTGGCGGTGATTCCACTAACCTGGGCAGTGACCTTGGTGCAGGAGGTCAGCTTGGGGGAGACTGCCATACTCAAGTGTCCCAGCAACGATGACAACCACCGCTTCCAGTTCTGGCAGCTCCAGACTGAGAACCTGGTCATTGGTCCCACAAACCACTTCAACAAGGACAAGTACAAGTATGATGTTCTCACTGGAAAACTACACATCAGG GGAGTGTCTTCTAATGAGCACGGTCTATACACTTGCGTCTGCAAGCACATCACGGATAATTCATTCTTCTCAGAGACAGTAGAGCTTCTAGTCAAGCGGGACTGGGAGGACGTTTACGAGACAGACCCATTT CCTTGGCTACAGATGAAGAGTCTCCTGATGAAGCTGGCTCGGCTCACAGAACTGCCGGGACCAACCTTCGACCTCTCACTAGTCTGTACAATCACTATTTCTAATAGACTGATGTTCTCTCTCTAG